A single genomic interval of Zunongwangia sp. HGR-M22 harbors:
- a CDS encoding phosphatase PAP2 family protein, with protein MENLIELDHKLFLYLNNLGSETWDWMWIGISDKWMAIPLYALLLFLLFKKFGWKYSLATMVCIALLITCTDQMSNVFKDFFMRARPCRQDGITEFARIVAERCGKYGFYSAHASSTFAVAVFLGSVFKKRIPKMIWYLLIWAAIVAYSRVYLGVHYPADILIGALFGILYGYLLYLFQQYLVKRFHLVKK; from the coding sequence ATGGAGAATTTAATAGAATTAGATCATAAATTATTCCTTTATTTAAACAATCTTGGCTCTGAAACCTGGGACTGGATGTGGATCGGCATTAGTGACAAATGGATGGCGATCCCTCTTTATGCACTTCTTTTATTTCTTCTTTTTAAAAAATTTGGTTGGAAATATAGCTTGGCCACAATGGTTTGCATTGCTTTGTTGATCACATGTACCGACCAGATGTCTAACGTCTTTAAAGACTTTTTTATGCGAGCTCGCCCGTGCCGGCAGGATGGTATAACCGAATTTGCTAGAATAGTAGCCGAAAGATGTGGCAAATATGGCTTTTATTCAGCGCATGCTTCTAGTACTTTTGCAGTGGCAGTTTTCTTGGGATCTGTATTTAAGAAAAGGATCCCAAAAATGATATGGTATCTTTTAATTTGGGCTGCAATCGTAGCTTATAGTAGGGTTTATCTTGGTGTACATTATCCTGCCGATATTCTAATAGGTGCTTTATTCGGTATTCTTTACGGTTACCTGCTTTATTTATTTCAGCAATATTTGGTTAAAAGATTTCATTTGGTGAAAAAATAA
- a CDS encoding DUF2254 domain-containing protein, with translation MKKLFTRLLSFFNSIRSQIAFYPTLFALSGFLFSALTLYLESLGISDFIRENVPSIIVNNGDTALSVLGAIITGLISMMVFSFSMVMVLLNQASTNYSPRLLPGLISDRKHQTVLGVYLATILYCIFTMVAINPDAPRKELPGFSVFSGIVFTVFCMAAFIYFIHNISKSIQVNNILDNIYNLSKNRLHRLLESEAKEFKQFPDSTNWHTYCAKKSGYFQNISITNLLKLCDELDTKLHILPVKGIFILKDYPILRSERKLDEEQLDEVLANFNFAREELVADNYVLAFKQLTEIIAKAMSPGINDPGTAINAIDYLTELLGLRMQKKDTSVISREKKCYLKLNTVDFKSLLYNVLATIRTYCSHDLIIIQKISLMFEYLLEQEQKEDYYKKLIREEAKLFFDSGIQAVESDTDISLIKSLAEKMNINLDEA, from the coding sequence ATGAAGAAACTTTTTACACGACTACTCTCTTTTTTCAATTCTATAAGAAGTCAGATTGCATTTTATCCTACGTTATTTGCTCTTTCAGGATTTTTATTTTCGGCGCTTACGCTTTATCTAGAAAGCTTGGGAATTTCAGATTTTATAAGAGAAAACGTTCCCTCGATAATCGTCAATAATGGTGATACCGCATTAAGTGTGCTTGGCGCTATTATTACCGGGCTAATCTCTATGATGGTTTTTAGTTTCTCTATGGTTATGGTCCTGCTAAACCAGGCTTCCACTAATTACTCACCCAGGCTGCTTCCCGGTTTGATTTCAGATCGTAAACACCAAACAGTTTTGGGAGTATACCTCGCGACAATTCTTTACTGTATTTTTACTATGGTTGCCATAAATCCAGATGCTCCCCGAAAAGAATTACCTGGATTTTCGGTATTTTCAGGAATTGTATTTACAGTTTTCTGTATGGCTGCTTTTATCTATTTTATACACAACATCTCAAAAAGCATACAGGTAAATAATATATTAGACAACATCTATAATTTATCAAAAAACAGATTACATAGACTGCTAGAAAGTGAAGCAAAAGAATTTAAACAATTTCCAGACTCCACGAACTGGCATACCTACTGCGCAAAAAAGAGCGGTTATTTTCAAAATATCTCTATAACCAATCTTTTAAAACTTTGTGACGAGTTAGATACAAAATTGCATATTCTTCCTGTTAAAGGAATTTTTATTCTGAAAGATTATCCCATACTTCGCTCTGAACGTAAATTAGATGAAGAACAATTAGATGAAGTTTTAGCAAATTTCAATTTTGCCCGGGAAGAATTAGTGGCAGACAATTATGTTCTTGCTTTTAAACAACTTACAGAAATTATAGCTAAAGCCATGTCGCCTGGAATAAACGACCCAGGAACCGCGATAAATGCGATTGATTATTTAACTGAACTGCTAGGTCTAAGAATGCAGAAAAAGGACACGAGCGTTATAAGTCGAGAAAAAAAATGTTATTTAAAATTAAACACAGTAGATTTTAAAAGTTTACTTTATAATGTTTTAGCGACTATAAGAACATATTGTTCTCATGATCTAATCATTATCCAGAAGATTAGCTTAATGTTTGAATATTTATTAGAGCAAGAACAAAAAGAAGATTACTACAAAAAGCTTATAAGAGAAGAAGCCAAATTATTTTTTGATAGTGGAATACAAGCCGTAGAAAGTGATACCGATATTTCACTTATAAAAAGTCTTGCTGAAAAAATGAATATTAATCTAGATGAAGCGTAA
- a CDS encoding Hsp20/alpha crystallin family protein, translating to MSLIKRNENWLPSVFDDMFKTDWMGGTTNVNNIGTRIPAVNIHESDENFIVEVAAPGKAKEDFKIELDNDVLTISAEDKVEKETSEKNGKYTRKEFSYSTFKRAFSLPDTVDNSKISANYNNGVLEIALPKKEEAKVQAKRMIEIS from the coding sequence ATGAGTTTAATAAAAAGAAATGAAAACTGGTTACCATCTGTATTTGACGATATGTTTAAAACCGATTGGATGGGAGGAACTACAAATGTGAATAATATAGGAACAAGAATTCCTGCGGTTAATATTCACGAATCAGACGAGAATTTTATTGTTGAAGTTGCTGCTCCCGGAAAAGCAAAAGAAGATTTTAAAATTGAATTGGATAACGATGTATTAACCATTTCAGCTGAAGATAAAGTAGAAAAAGAAACTTCAGAAAAAAATGGAAAATATACTCGTAAAGAATTTAGCTATAGCACATTTAAAAGAGCTTTTAGTTTACCTGATACGGTAGATAACAGTAAGATCTCTGCAAATTACAATAACGGTGTTTTAGAAATTGCACTTCCTAAAAAAGAAGAAGCAAAAGTACAGGCTAAAAGAATGATAGAGATATCATAA
- a CDS encoding sensor histidine kinase: MLRNFLYFLILLIPFFTFASGDDTLYVKGSYPGHIVDFLKSYKSCAEISEEKLINAFKDGAFKNMPSNRVVNKGFTKCQHYFALTVKNDQNQTEDYFWSYYNDGVIFSLYEYKDGKLHQIGKTSASKSLAKRSIPIRCLSFQIKMKPFETKTLILKTELQGHANLYFPTDFTTAKDIYIYETNHAFLLGRYFGYFIFTALFNLLLYIIIRRKLYGFMFGYIISMMAFNSIEYMYDTHLVPDFLHSFWVRFPKMFFALFASFFHTKVFQYFTNQKTNFPKWFKLLKYINNFILFILLLFVTSKVILPENNAIFDQYRLILHICFILNLGALVVSLIYSIAKGNKQAVYYICCNILLILSLIFYITNSLQLGGSTIYMAPGNIINSVSFEILSLTIAFLLNYRKELRAMNQKIIQAKRKSEELSTALIEVQEKERKIIARNLHDGLGNTMNALRLLLESKSDNKKQIDGVFDLAQIQFKNLIFQISPKNIERIGLFKTIQQDLKLLENTNIEINLTILGKDDRIETIKAVNIYRIFQELISNIIKHAKATVIDIVINCDETTCSLQLEDNGVGLKNNFTKGMGIKNIKSRVSYHQGIFHMENTESGMISIVEIPIEK; the protein is encoded by the coding sequence GTGCTAAGAAATTTTCTGTATTTTCTAATTTTACTAATACCTTTTTTCACCTTTGCTTCTGGTGACGATACCCTTTATGTTAAAGGCTCATATCCCGGCCATATTGTAGATTTCTTGAAATCATACAAAAGTTGTGCTGAAATTTCTGAAGAAAAATTAATCAATGCTTTTAAAGATGGTGCATTTAAAAACATGCCTTCCAACCGGGTTGTCAATAAAGGATTTACAAAATGCCAGCACTATTTTGCACTTACTGTTAAAAATGATCAAAATCAAACAGAAGATTACTTTTGGAGCTATTATAACGACGGCGTAATTTTTAGCCTTTATGAGTATAAAGACGGGAAGTTACATCAAATAGGGAAAACATCGGCATCAAAAAGCCTTGCTAAAAGATCAATTCCTATACGATGTCTTTCTTTTCAGATAAAAATGAAACCTTTTGAAACAAAGACTTTAATTCTTAAAACCGAATTACAGGGACATGCCAATCTCTACTTTCCCACTGATTTTACGACTGCAAAGGATATTTATATTTACGAAACGAATCACGCTTTTTTATTGGGCCGCTATTTTGGTTACTTCATTTTCACAGCACTATTCAATCTACTTCTTTACATCATAATCCGAAGAAAATTATACGGATTTATGTTTGGCTACATTATAAGCATGATGGCTTTTAATTCGATAGAATACATGTATGACACCCATTTAGTACCAGACTTTTTACATTCTTTTTGGGTGCGCTTTCCGAAGATGTTTTTTGCGTTATTCGCTTCATTTTTTCATACTAAAGTATTTCAGTATTTCACTAATCAAAAAACAAACTTTCCTAAATGGTTTAAACTTTTAAAATATATAAACAATTTTATTCTTTTTATTTTATTACTATTCGTAACATCAAAAGTAATTTTACCAGAAAACAATGCAATTTTTGACCAATATCGATTAATTCTGCACATATGTTTCATTCTAAATCTAGGCGCTTTAGTTGTTAGTTTGATATATTCTATCGCAAAAGGAAATAAACAAGCAGTTTACTACATCTGCTGCAATATTTTGTTAATTCTGTCACTCATATTCTATATTACAAATTCTCTTCAACTGGGTGGTTCTACAATTTATATGGCTCCCGGAAATATTATTAATAGTGTATCTTTTGAAATTTTAAGCCTTACCATAGCCTTTTTACTGAATTATCGAAAGGAATTGAGAGCTATGAATCAAAAAATTATTCAGGCTAAAAGAAAAAGTGAGGAATTAAGTACCGCACTTATTGAAGTTCAGGAAAAAGAACGGAAAATCATTGCTAGAAATCTTCACGATGGATTAGGAAATACCATGAATGCCCTGCGATTACTATTAGAATCGAAATCTGATAACAAAAAACAAATTGATGGTGTATTTGATTTGGCTCAAATTCAATTTAAAAATTTAATTTTTCAGATCTCTCCTAAAAATATAGAACGTATCGGGCTTTTTAAAACCATCCAGCAGGATTTAAAACTATTGGAAAATACCAACATCGAAATAAATCTGACCATCCTTGGAAAAGATGATCGTATAGAAACTATAAAAGCCGTAAATATTTATAGAATTTTCCAGGAGCTAATATCTAATATCATAAAGCATGCTAAAGCAACTGTTATAGATATTGTTATAAATTGTGATGAGACTACCTGTAGCTTACAATTAGAAGATAATGGTGTTGGACTAAAAAATAATTTCACCAAAGGCATGGGTATTAAAAATATAAAATCCAGAGTTTCTTATCATCAGGGGATATTTCATATGGAAAATACGGAATCAGGCATGATAAGCATCGTCGAAATACCTATTGAAAAATGA
- a CDS encoding response regulator: MKKINIVLVDDHSLFTEGIMQILDPFEDLQVIATFRDGETMLQSDEIHKADVLLLDINLPGNSGISIAKKMKPYFGSLKIICLSMLFEENIREKLTKIGVAGYLPKFVNTEELIEAIRNVGKGEKVFYEEKVKAVSNIQVWTTDFKLTNRELEILQLIKEGKTTKEIADLLFRSQFTIETHRKNMIRKLNLKNSSGLLHFAMKNLTSE; encoded by the coding sequence ATGAAAAAAATTAATATAGTTCTAGTTGACGATCATTCGCTTTTCACTGAAGGAATTATGCAAATTTTAGATCCTTTCGAGGATTTACAGGTAATCGCAACTTTTAGAGATGGTGAAACGATGCTCCAATCGGATGAAATTCATAAAGCCGATGTTTTGCTATTAGATATTAATTTACCGGGAAACTCGGGTATTAGTATAGCTAAAAAAATGAAACCCTATTTTGGCTCGTTGAAGATTATTTGCCTCTCTATGCTTTTTGAAGAAAATATCAGAGAGAAATTAACGAAAATCGGCGTTGCGGGTTATTTACCAAAATTTGTAAATACTGAAGAGCTTATCGAAGCTATACGAAATGTAGGCAAAGGTGAAAAAGTCTTTTATGAAGAAAAGGTAAAAGCAGTTAGCAACATACAGGTTTGGACTACAGATTTTAAATTAACTAACCGAGAGCTTGAAATTTTACAGCTCATCAAAGAAGGTAAAACTACTAAAGAAATTGCTGATCTTCTTTTTCGAAGCCAATTTACAATAGAAACGCATCGTAAAAATATGATAAGAAAACTAAATCTTAAAAATTCAAGCGGGCTATTACATTTCGCCATGAAAAATTTAACGAGCGAATAA
- a CDS encoding MATE family efflux transporter, with protein MQLSDYTKEFGKNLNIAYPVMLGQLGHVLVGLADNLMVGRLGAAPLAAVSLGNSLVFIALSLGIGFSFAITPLIAEADGSGDIEKGRSYFHHGIILCGINGILLFLLLLVAKPLLYYLNQPPEVVDYAIPYLEIVAFSMLPLMIFQAYKQFADGLSQTKYAMYATILANLVNVLFNYLLIYGIWIFPELGLEGAAIGTLISRFFMLWFVWEILRRKSKFKPYFVWSKKELFKTDIFKKILNLGFPTALQMLFEVAIFTATVFLAGLLGTNPQAANQIALNLASMTFMIAVGLGVTATIRVGNQKGLRHYKELRRIAMSVFLLVFIIEAIFAVGFILLKDWLPGFYIENTEVVLLAAQLLIVAALFQLSDGMQVVILGALRGLQDVKIPTAICFVAYWIIGFPVSWYFGKAENMGSMGIWMGLLAGLTASALMLYFRFNYLSNKLIANKPNEIKEETV; from the coding sequence TTGCAGCTTTCAGATTATACAAAAGAATTCGGGAAAAACCTCAATATTGCTTATCCGGTAATGTTAGGGCAGTTGGGCCATGTTTTAGTGGGGCTTGCTGATAACTTGATGGTGGGTAGATTAGGAGCAGCGCCATTAGCCGCGGTTTCTTTAGGGAATAGTCTTGTATTTATTGCACTTTCTTTAGGGATAGGTTTTTCATTCGCGATCACTCCGCTGATTGCTGAAGCTGATGGATCTGGCGATATAGAGAAAGGAAGAAGCTATTTTCATCATGGTATTATTCTCTGCGGAATAAACGGAATACTACTATTTTTACTGTTATTGGTAGCAAAGCCATTATTGTATTATTTAAATCAGCCGCCCGAGGTTGTAGATTACGCGATCCCTTATCTGGAAATTGTAGCGTTTTCGATGTTGCCTTTAATGATTTTCCAAGCTTATAAACAATTTGCCGATGGTTTATCACAAACCAAATATGCCATGTACGCTACAATTTTAGCAAATTTGGTAAATGTACTTTTCAATTATTTATTGATTTACGGAATTTGGATTTTTCCTGAACTGGGTCTGGAAGGAGCAGCTATTGGCACATTGATTTCAAGGTTTTTTATGCTTTGGTTTGTTTGGGAAATCCTAAGACGAAAATCGAAGTTTAAACCTTATTTTGTTTGGTCTAAAAAAGAGTTATTTAAAACCGATATTTTCAAGAAAATATTGAATCTGGGCTTTCCAACCGCTTTACAAATGCTTTTTGAAGTTGCGATTTTTACGGCTACCGTCTTTTTAGCCGGACTTTTAGGAACTAATCCACAGGCAGCAAACCAAATTGCTTTAAATTTAGCATCGATGACCTTTATGATAGCTGTAGGCTTAGGAGTGACGGCAACCATTAGGGTGGGCAATCAAAAAGGATTGCGTCATTATAAAGAATTACGCCGAATTGCCATGTCTGTTTTTCTTTTAGTATTTATTATTGAAGCTATATTCGCGGTAGGTTTTATTTTACTGAAAGATTGGTTGCCTGGCTTTTATATTGAAAATACAGAGGTTGTACTACTTGCAGCCCAATTATTGATTGTAGCCGCTTTATTTCAGCTTAGTGACGGGATGCAGGTGGTAATTTTGGGTGCCTTGCGAGGCTTGCAGGATGTTAAAATTCCCACAGCAATCTGTTTTGTAGCCTATTGGATCATTGGTTTCCCGGTTTCTTGGTATTTTGGTAAAGCTGAAAACATGGGAAGTATGGGAATCTGGATGGGTTTGTTGGCGGGATTAACGGCTTCCGCATTGATGTTATATTTTAGATTCAACTATTTAAGTAATAAATTGATTGCGAATAAACCAAACGAAATTAAAGAAGAAACTGTTTAA
- the xylE gene encoding D-xylose transporter XylE → MADKSTFNNKLIILITLVASLGGLLFGYDTAVISGAVGAMNAYFINPLDSDNVLASGAIIEFKSIISIVSVGVLILFGYFLFKFFKKITAIAIVIVFLLITIPLFKIYFLDLPDLLTENLRNSILGFMTSSALVGCILGASFGDFIANSVGRRNGLIISAVLFLLSALGSGYPEAFNIFGIQTLSSFIIYRIIGGMGVGIASMLAPLYIAEMAPANIRGKMVSCNQLAIVSGMLIVYFVNYFIVQGQTDEWISSLGWRYMFLSEVIPACLFFFLLLFMPKTPRFHVLKGKEEKAKSILDKLNVQSSSDRILAEIKKSFQTKKAHWLFYGWPVIIVGLLLSVFQQFVGINVVLYYAPEIFKGMGVDTNASMIQTIIVGAINLIFTVIAIMTVDNFGRKKLLLIGSVVMGISMIGLGFSLFSGTVGFTSLILMLVYIAAFAVSWGPVTWVLLSEIFPNSIKGVMAVAVAVQWLANLVISWTFPIMNNNPFLVDNFNHGFSYWVYGAFAVISGVFVWKFVPETKGRSLEDMEQLWLKKEK, encoded by the coding sequence ATGGCAGATAAAAGCACTTTCAATAATAAATTGATAATTTTAATCACCTTGGTTGCAAGTCTTGGGGGATTATTATTCGGGTATGATACCGCTGTAATTTCAGGAGCAGTGGGAGCTATGAACGCATATTTTATTAATCCGCTAGATTCCGATAACGTTTTAGCTTCTGGAGCGATTATAGAATTTAAAAGTATTATTAGTATTGTTTCCGTAGGTGTTCTTATTCTATTTGGTTATTTTCTCTTTAAATTTTTCAAAAAAATAACTGCGATCGCAATCGTTATTGTTTTTCTACTCATAACGATTCCTCTTTTTAAAATTTATTTTCTGGATCTCCCCGATTTGCTTACCGAGAATCTAAGAAATTCGATTTTAGGGTTTATGACGAGTAGTGCATTAGTAGGTTGTATCTTAGGAGCTTCCTTTGGTGATTTTATAGCAAACTCGGTGGGTAGGCGAAATGGTTTGATTATTTCGGCGGTTTTATTTTTGCTCTCAGCATTGGGATCTGGCTATCCGGAAGCTTTCAATATTTTTGGAATACAAACACTTTCTTCTTTTATAATCTACCGAATAATTGGTGGAATGGGAGTCGGGATAGCAAGTATGTTGGCACCGCTTTATATTGCTGAAATGGCGCCTGCGAATATTAGAGGGAAAATGGTTTCCTGTAATCAACTGGCAATCGTTTCTGGTATGCTTATCGTATACTTCGTTAATTACTTTATAGTGCAAGGACAAACTGATGAATGGATATCTTCTTTGGGATGGCGTTATATGTTTTTATCTGAAGTTATTCCTGCATGCTTATTTTTCTTTCTCTTATTATTTATGCCGAAAACACCACGTTTTCATGTTTTAAAGGGGAAAGAGGAAAAAGCAAAATCGATTTTGGATAAATTAAATGTGCAATCTTCTTCAGATCGAATTCTTGCTGAAATAAAAAAGTCGTTTCAAACAAAGAAAGCACATTGGCTATTTTATGGGTGGCCTGTAATAATCGTAGGTCTTTTGCTTTCGGTATTTCAACAGTTTGTAGGAATAAATGTAGTTTTATATTATGCTCCTGAAATTTTTAAAGGGATGGGTGTAGATACCAATGCCTCTATGATTCAGACCATTATCGTTGGTGCTATTAACCTTATTTTTACCGTAATTGCGATAATGACAGTTGATAATTTTGGAAGGAAGAAATTATTATTAATTGGTAGTGTAGTGATGGGGATTAGTATGATTGGGCTTGGTTTCTCGCTTTTTTCTGGTACGGTTGGTTTTACTTCGCTAATTTTAATGTTGGTGTACATCGCAGCTTTTGCGGTTTCCTGGGGACCTGTAACATGGGTTTTACTTTCTGAAATTTTCCCGAATTCTATAAAAGGTGTGATGGCTGTAGCTGTAGCAGTGCAATGGTTAGCAAACTTAGTGATATCCTGGACTTTCCCAATTATGAATAATAATCCATTTTTGGTTGATAATTTCAACCACGGATTTTCCTATTGGGTTTATGGAGCTTTTGCAGTAATTTCAGGGGTATTTGTGTGGAAATTCGTTCCTGAAACAAAAGGACGTTCGCTTGAAGATATGGAACAGCTTTGGCTGAAAAAGGAAAAATAA